The genomic stretch CCGTTGCAGTTGGCATGGTCGTCTAGATTGTTAGCATTACTGTGCATTAAACGACGCTCGGCGGAAACACCTTCATGAAGTTACTACTAAGGCATGCGTTGTAAGGCAATAACAGTCTTGTTATTGCACGAACATAATTGGTACCAACATCCAAATTATAAAAGGCTAAGAGAAGGTAAGAAGAAAGTAGAACTTGGTTCGTCCGTCATCATCGAGGGGATCTGGTATGTGGAGAAAGGAGAAAGTTCCTATAAGGTGATCTTCTCCGGAATAgcatcttcttctttgtggtgatTGTCGTAGGGACATGGTGACTTCTTCCAGGAGTTATTCTCCGAGCCGAGCactatgagtttttttttttttttttagtttcatatttatgtGAATCATGCTTTAGAAAATAAACAGAGATCATTGTCATGTATTCGATTCATCAACAAGAACCGGAGGACGGAAAACAGATGCCCTTCATAACTTGGCGAGAGCTTGGACATTCTACAGTATGGCTCTCTTAAACAAGCATCAGGTTTAACCTGATATAGGTAATTGTTTGGTTGTTGATCATGAGAACGCCCACTCTTTTGCTAATTCTGATAATTTGGTTGAAAAGATGTATTCCTTGGATAATATGACTGTTTCTTTAGTTACCTCTACTAAGGAAGCAAAAATCATGCATGGTAATCCAGGGATCAACATTTGTGGTGCTGAAGTTATTTCTTCAGAGGTTAGTATTGCTCTTGGCTCATTGAGAGATGGTTCATTGGCAATTGAGGCCACCCAAAAAGAAAAGGATAAGATGGGTTCTGGCTTGGAGTTGAAAGTTTAACAGCACTCATTCCTCTTTAAACGAGAATGTTACTTGTGGCCATGATGCCAAGTCTTTTTCAAGCATGGTCCAGTTGATCTGCCAACCCATCTGTACTGAAAATGTAAATTTTATAGCATCAAGTTTTGAGAAACTCCCTGATGATCATTACCTGACTAATAGTGTAGGAGAGATTTCTACATGCAGCTCTCTGATCGAGGAACATGGTGTTCTAAATACTTCTGTAGTCGATACCTTCTGGTTACAGGATGTGGCACCTCTGGTGGAACAATACATTCTGATGGATCAAATGGCTCCAATGGCATTTGCGTTAATAAGTCTCCAATCAGCATTAGAGTGTTCAATaagttttttcttttctattacaaTTTCGTTTTTTTCCTTTATAAGATAAAAAttatagtttatatatatgatttttttttcttttgtttgagAAATAGGGgagagtttatataaatatatttattactgATTGAGGAATCAATTCACTATTGctcaataatatttatttttctgaaaaaatttaaaggataataattaatttttttggtCTACTCAATTCTCGTCTTTTTCGTCCGCCTATAAGATAATCACTTATCCTGTCCGAAAACGTGAAGTTGAAAAGTTAGGAGATAGCGGCTTCACTGACCAGACGTAGACTTCGCTCCGCTTTGTAAAACAAATAACGTCAGTGCCGGGTCAGGGAAGGGATCatcgacgttggccctccgacgctcaaatcagtcaaTGGAATGTGGAGAAAAATAGAGTAACAGTAGCAACAGTAGAACTCAAGAATAATGCGTATCTCTACCGATgatgaaccccctttatataaagTCCTGGTGGGCGAGCTACACACTTCCCAAGGCATGAGAACGCTCTCTaatatgtcctatgaaaggatctgtcaagaaagtacctctgacatcaTATCTTAATaaggcatgcatatccctgacaagatagtagaagcttccgtTGTACGATCCGCTCGTCGACCATGCCTCGTGTTAGTGGCACTATCACCTGCTCGCCCGAGACTCCGTTCCGTCCACGGTCATGTCCTACTGCTTAACCGAGTGAGGTAGTCGCTCAGCTGAGACCTCTTCGTTCTGACGAGCTCAGGTGGTCCTTCTGTACGGTGATTGTTTAGTAACATGTTCTCCCCAGCTATCCAGTCTCCCTCGACGTCCTGTTATATCGTATCGAGCGTCGGATGTCTTATGTGTCATCCCGAACTGGACGGATGGTTTGCTCGAACATATCTCCGGTCGATTGAGCCCTGACTGCCTGACTGACCATTGCTATTATCCTCCGTTCGACCCTCTGGTACTTGATCGTTGATtaccttgattttgacctccattCTGATAATTGACCCCGTATTAGGTAGACCTCTCCCATCGCCATATCAATCGCCATTCTATCAAGCACGACTTATGTGATATCTGTGCATAACGCATGTAAATGCTTCCCTGCATGGGAGGCGCCTCCCATGCAATGAGTCGCCTATACATACCACATAGGAATGTTAGACAAGATAAAATTATTGGTACATAGGGATACTTGAAACAGAAGACAATAGTACTAAGAGATGGGATGATCAAGTCCTGAAGATGTTTTGTATTAGGACATCTCCAATGGAGGATATTTGGAGGACATATTTCTCCAAATATCCTCTCTCTCAAATATCCCCCATTATGGGGGATATTTGAGGGATTAATGGAAATCACCAAGTACAAATGTGTGTTCGATGATTTCCTCATGTGGGGCCCACAAAAAATGAGCGGCCActactttttgatttttttttaattgaatacGGTGGACTCATCTAAAATTGTTGGAATATTTCATTATGAAAATTGAGACATTTGAAtagtaaaatatttaaaagatgatgtaaaaatagaatccataaatacttaaaaaaaatattctaagctATTGTGGATGCTCTCATGGACTATGCACAGGATTGCAAGAACACTTTGATGATTTTGGGTAATACATATTTCATATTTCATATTTACGTATTAATGTGTACATGCTCATAGAGTTTTTGCAATGTAAAAAGACATCTTTTATCCTGATGACCTCCGCTCTTGATTGTTTTCAATCGACGATTGGAATTTATTCTCCTCAAATTTGCTCCATTTATTCAATTCAATGACAGCTGTAAGCCAACCAGTAAAATGGAATCCATTCGAAAAAGCTGAATACTAAAAAACAAAAGCATGCCAAAATAAAGCAGAACGTGAGGGTGGACGAAATACCGATCTTAGTGTCCGTGTCACCATGGATACTACTCTACTCTCATCCTGCCTCATTCTCCTCTACGTCTCCTTCTTGCTCTTCTGCTTCTCCGTGCCGGCGTCGGCGGGGCTGTGCAACAAGGACGACAAGCGGGCGCTGGTGGCCATCAAAGCCGCCTTTAACAACGCCTACCACTTCGCCTCCTGGACAAACGGCTCTGCCTGCTGCACCTGGTACGACGTCGATTGTGACGACCGCGGCCGCGTCGTCGGCCTCAGCCTCTTCCGGGACGACTTCCCAGGCACTATCCCCGACGCCGTCGGAGACCTCCCCTTCCTCACCTCCCTCATGTTCCACCACCTCCCTAACTTGGTCGGCCCCATCCCCCCAGCCATTGGCCGCCTTTCCAAACTCCGTTTTCTCGACATCAGCTGGACCAACGTATCCGGCCCAGTCCCCAACTTCCTTGCCAGCCTCCCCTCACTCACCGGCCTCGACCTCTCCTTCAACAATCTCTCCGGCCCCATCCCCTCAGCCCTCGCTCACGCCCCTGCCAGCCTCAACTCCATCGATCTCAGCCGCAACAAACTCACTGGTCCGCTCCCGCCAGGGATCTTCTCCAACACCTCCGGGGCCTACCTGCGCCTCTCCCACAACGGACTCTCCGGCGAGGTCCCGCCGTCGTACGGCGCGGTGGAGTTCTTGCAGGTGGACCTGTCGCGTAACCGATTCACGGGGGACGCCTCCTTTCTGTTCGGACGGGGGAAGGGGACGCAGCAGATCGACCTCTCCAGGAACGTTTTCGAGTTCGACCTCGGGAAGGTGGAGTTCCCAGAGGCGGAGTTGATCGCGCTGGACTTGAACCACAACAAGATCTACGGCAGCATACCGAAGCAGATCGCCGAGGTGGAGAACCTCCAGCTGTTTAACGTGAGCTACAATAGGCTGTGCGGGGAAATTCCCACCGGCGGGAGGTTGGATCGCTTCGACCAATACTGCTACCTTCACAACAAGTGCTTGTGCAGCGCCCCGTTGCCGCCCTGCAACAAGGGAAGGGATGGAGATTGGTCAAGGTGGGGATAAGGATATGTATTGACTTGGGACCATGTTTGTGTTGGATGGAGATGATCCTGAGATAATGACATGGTCTAGCTGTACTGTGCTATTATATATAAAGCTAAAAATTATATGTTAATTTATTTATCTTGTCCCTTTAATGGATTATGATTTAGGAACTAATTAACAaggctaaaactaaaatttttgtTCTATATATATACCGCAAGTGTTTAGTATTCCCGACTCCCTCTACATAGATTAAAATGAGAGGGTGTGGATGAAACCAACGTAAAATTACTACGTGCTAATTGGGAACTCATCAAGCCAGATACCTCAAAGCTACGTAAGTTTTTACAAAGGGATCTCAAAATTCAACAAATGCCTATTGATACGGTGCATATTTTGTGGGGTCGATCGGATGATGAATGTCATGAGTCAAGGTCATAAGTGGAtcaaaagtcaagcctccgtggttGGTCAGTAGTCAAGCTGACATGGAGACCAGgagggtcaaaagtcaagcctccgtagccggtcagcagtcaagctgatgtggaggtcaggaaggtcagaagtcaggtCGCCGTGGCCGGTCAGCAGTCTGGCTGACATGGACAGcagggaggtcaaaagtccagcTTACGTGGTAAAAATCAAAGTCTCAGCGGATAGAGTGGTCAAAGGAGGGGATTATAAGACCAGTCCTAACAGTAAGTAATAAACGGGCCCGCGACACGGGTACAGCTAAGGGCGGAGATTAAAGGTCTGCTTACAGACCCAACGTGCAGgccgggacatccaagccaaggatcagaggtctgcttacagacctagcgggcaggtcgggacatccaagccaaagaTCAGAGGTATGCTTActgacccaacgtgcaggtcgagACATCCGagccaaggatcagaggtctggcacagacccaacgtgcaggtcgggacatccaagccaaggatcagaggtctgCTTACAGACCCAGCGGGCAGGTCGGGACATTCAAGCCAAGGTCAGAGGTCTGCTTACAGACTCagagtgcaggtcgggacatccaagccaaggattagAGGTCTGGATACAGACCCCGGGTGCAGATCTAGATGTACAGACCAGAGATAGCAGATGACAAAGGCAGATCTGGATACAAGCTTAACACAGATCGGGACATACAAGGCAAGGGTAATAGTATATAAAAGCAGGGCGAGCCCAGATCTCGGAATGCAGGCTCATCGGTCAGACACTACAGGACAAAtcagccaaggaatcgtaactgCTTGTCAGAGAGAATAATCAAAGTGTTAGGGAATATGCCAACAATAGGGGCTCAATACACCTTCGGTTTTGCCGCCAGCCTATCAAGAAAGGCCACGTGTCAATCAttgccagacaaagcctgacaaccgacattccctgacacccgtcagacccagaaacttccgttgcagtataaaaagggatgccttgtcccttatgcaggtacgctcactcgtcatttctcactagtctctacttttcgtcctttctctgtgatttctagggaaaagtacctgacttgagcgtcggagggcctgacccgaggactttttccctggtttctggtctctaacgactggtgaatccgtctgagtgtgcgcagggtaaCAGCGTCGTCGTTTTGATCATCTCTAGCCGTCAGGGTACCAGGTAGATTCGGCACTTCAACGACTCTCTGTCAATTTTCCGCACAACAAGatccgccttcatccgactcagctttcggacgggatcaaatttggcgccgtctgtgggaaacacaacagcCTGTTCCGGAGCGTGacgatggaggagtctggccgcaTAAATGTCACTATGACTGCCGGAGAGTACGAGCTCTTTAAGGAGGCTAAGAGGCGCAGCCTCCGAAAAGCAGGCGACCGTTTCAGGGCCACGACAAGCTTCTGCTGAAGCTTCCAAGGAGCCCCTCCCTGTTTCAGATCGAGGCTCTAAAAGAAAGCAGCTTGAGGTATTTCCTCAAATTCCTTATCGTGAGCCTGGCGGGGGATATTATCAGCCAGAGCCTCAAGGGAAAAACCTCAAGAAGGAACAACCTCTAGCCTCCATGGCTGAAAGTTCCTTGCCACGAGACTCAAAGAAGGGAAAGGCCCTTATCGTACCTGAGGTGTTTCCCGAAGATCGGACGAGAAAGTACCTTTCTCGGCCAGAACTTTAAATGAGAGACTGCCTAAGGGTTACCGAGCCCCGTCGATCGGAGAATATGACGGGAGCAAGGATCCAGAAGAGCACTTAcgaaaatttaaaaatgcagcccTACTGCACCAATACAGCGATGCCGTCAAATGCAGAGTTTTCTTGAACACTTTAGCCGGCTCGACCTTAAAGTGGTTCGATGGGCTACCTCAAGGGTCTATTACCTATTTTTTGGACTTCAAAACGGCTTTTCTACGCCGATTTGCTAGCAGCAAGAAGTATCAGAAGACATATCATTGTCTCTTCGCTCTGAAGCAAGGGCCGACTGAGCCTTTAAGGAGTTATATCAaccgctttaatcaagtggctcaagattgttggtgcaaccttaggtcaaggttgacctggttgatctgactcgagttgacctgactcgagttgtattttgatgtttgacttaggaagattgttggtgcgaccttaggtcaaggttgacctagttgagttgtattttgatgtttgacactcgtggaagagttgtattcttgatatgggacaagaatagatgtttgggagattattggtgcaaccgtaggtcaaggttgacctggttgacctgattcgggaaaaagtccaagtatggagacttggcaacggaaaagtccaagcagggagcttggcactggaaaagtccaagtatggagacttggcactggaaaagtccaagcagggagacttggcactgggaaagtccaagtatggagacttggcacggaaaaatccaagtatggagacttggcactggaaaagtcagGAAAATCCAAGCGGGTCAAGAAGGACCGCACGTTGGcacgaggaaagtccaagtggatgttAGGAGGATCACGTGatggcaaaggaaaatcctaactaggatgttaggcaaagggaagtccaagtgtgcaagcgggccGCATGTTGGCAATGTAAAGTCCTAACAGTAGTGAGCAAGAGGAAAATCTATGTGGATTAAGGAGTATCACACTTGGTGATCGGACATCAAATAGGAAgttggaaaagtctaagtgggtgaaAAGATTGACAGGACACTTAGCGGAGAAGTGCTAGCAGGTCATGAGTGACCGGAAATTGGACAAGAAAATCCTATACTTGGGTAAAGCAAGTTACGGCTGGGTAATTGAtaaggtgatcgattgagacctgtTTCAATTGaacagttgatcgattgagacttgttccaatcgatcagctgatcgattaagtGTAACGATCGCCAAGTGAATGGTGAATCGATCGAGTGACCGATCACCGTGAACTCGATCGATAAAGTGATTGGTTAGAAGGTGGTTTTGTGAAGCATAGTGTATTGCTCAATGCTGAATCAATTGGGATGAATTCTAATCAATTGACGATATTATGAGAGGATTAATCGATTAAGGTTGGTCGTGAGCAAAccgagagcttctgaatcgatcaggtgatcgattgaagatgtttgatcgattgggtaatcgactTGGTgacgctacttcttcttccttcgagtTCTCTCCGCACAAGCTTCGCTTTTACGGTGCTCCGAGCTTTCTTGAGCTCAACCgctgtcgaagcttcgcgtgagcttcattccacgactggatcagctgttgctgagttgcttgttgcatctgtccgtgaagttgctacttcatccgggaccccagtcgacgagaaggcaagctactgtgtttacattcctgttgtattttgttcttgctattctcttgtactcttagcttgctgttgcaagtgattgtggcgaggtttctccacccacaaggagtttgatttagccgattttccggggactcatccaccgacggattgataggcttcgtccaccttacggacacgccgaggagtaggagtttcatctccgaacctcgttacatccttgcgta from Zingiber officinale cultivar Zhangliang chromosome 5B, Zo_v1.1, whole genome shotgun sequence encodes the following:
- the LOC121984412 gene encoding polygalacturonase inhibitor-like; this translates as MDTTLLSSCLILLYVSFLLFCFSVPASAGLCNKDDKRALVAIKAAFNNAYHFASWTNGSACCTWYDVDCDDRGRVVGLSLFRDDFPGTIPDAVGDLPFLTSLMFHHLPNLVGPIPPAIGRLSKLRFLDISWTNVSGPVPNFLASLPSLTGLDLSFNNLSGPIPSALAHAPASLNSIDLSRNKLTGPLPPGIFSNTSGAYLRLSHNGLSGEVPPSYGAVEFLQVDLSRNRFTGDASFLFGRGKGTQQIDLSRNVFEFDLGKVEFPEAELIALDLNHNKIYGSIPKQIAEVENLQLFNVSYNRLCGEIPTGGRLDRFDQYCYLHNKCLCSAPLPPCNKGRDGDWSRWG